A window of Saccharomyces paradoxus chromosome XIII, complete sequence contains these coding sequences:
- the MED11 gene encoding Med11p (Subunit of the RNA polymerase II mediator complex~similar to YMR112C): MQNVNMNSEMKQENETMQPPYIQERLKSLNDIESQLCSMLQEASQVTFIFGELKRGNESVKPQFENHVKQFYERLDKSTMQLRKEIQLLDDNVGTRLLPINVNKKALGQDTEKMEEQLDLLLAILDPSKSK; this comes from the coding sequence atGCAAAATGTCAATATGAACAGTGAGatgaaacaagaaaacgaaaCAATGCAGCCACCATATATACAGGAACGTCTTAAGTCGCTAAATGATATAGAGAGCCAGTTATGCTCCATGCTGCAGGAGGCGTCCCAAGTCACGTTCATTTTTGGTGAACTGAAACGTGGTAATGAATCAGTGAAACCCCAATTCGAAAACCATGTCAAACAGTTTTACGAACGGCTAGACAAATCAACCATGCAGTTACGTAAGGAAATACAGCTGTTAGACGACAACGTTGGGACACGACTACTACCCATTAACGTCAACAAGAAGGCCCTAGGCCAAGATACAGAAAAGATGGAAGAGCAATTGGATTTATTGTTGGCTATATTAGATCCTTCAAAATCCAAATGA
- the FOL3 gene encoding dihydrofolate synthase (Dihydrofolate synthetase, involved in folic acid biosynthesis~similar to YMR113W) — MAIELGLSRITKLLEHLGNPQNSLRVLHIAGTNGKGSVCTYLSSVLQQKSCQIGKFTTPHLVHVTDSITINNKPIPLERYRNIRLKLEALNKSHSLKCTEFELLTCTAFKYFYDVQCQWCVIEVGLGGRLDATNVIPGANKACCGITKIGLDHESFLGNTLSEISKEKAGIITKGVPFTVIDGTNEPNVIKVVKDRCKALESKLFITDPQLNGNMIDTKSWGCFDLAKLPLNGEYQIFNLRVAMGMLDYLQINELINITKNEVSSRLANVEWPGRLYRMDYCYDKLSNGTLPILMDGAHNGSAATELVKYLRKEYGNQPLTFVMAVTYGKSLEPLLQPLLRPVDRIILTRFNNVEGMPWIHATDPEEIKDFILTQGYTSEIEIENELHQVLPSLAHVSKEQRRPIVVCGSLYLCGELLRIHNSHLRN; from the coding sequence ATGGCTATTGAATTGGGACTTTCCCGTATTACTAAACTATTAGAGCATTTGGGCAATCCGCAAAACTCACTCAGAGTTCTGCACATTGCAGGAACAAATGGTAAGGGCTCAGTTTGTACTTACCTATCGTCTGTGTTGCAACAAAAGTCCTGCCAGATTGGCAAATTCACCACTCCACACTTAGTGCACGTTACTGATTCCATCACAATCAACAATAAGCCGATCCCGTTAGAAAGATATCGGAATATTAGATTAAAACTAGAAGCTTTAAACAAATCACACTCTCTGAAATGCACCGAATTCGAACTGTTAACGTGTACCGCATTTAAATACTTTTATGACGTGCAGTGCCAGTGGTGTGTCATAGAAGTGGGTCTTGGCGGAAGACTTGATGCGACCAATGTTATTCCAGGTGCAAACAAGGCATGTTGTGGTATTACTAAAATCGGTTTGGACCACGAAAGCTTTTTAGGTAACACCTTGTCTGAAATTTCTAAAGAGAAAGCTGGTATAATAACAAAAGGGGTGCCCTTTACAGTAATTGATGGAACCAATGAGCCAAATGTCATAAAAGTTGTTAAGGATAGATGTAAAGCTTTAGAGTCTAAACTATTCATTACAGATCCTCAACTTAATGGTAATATGATTGACACCAAATCCTGGGGTTGTTTTGACTTGGCGAAACTGCCACTGAATGGAGAATATCAGATATTTAATCTCAGAGTGGCTATGGGTATGTTAGACTACTTGCAAATTAACGAACTTATTAATATTACCAAAAATGAGGTTAGTTCAAGATTGGCGAATGTTGAATGGCCGGGGAGATTATATCGTATGGATTACTGCTATGACAAATTAAGTAACGGGACATTACCCATACTGATGGACGGTGCCCACAATGGCTCTGCTGCAACAGAGTTGGTTAAATACCTTAGAAAGGAATACGGAAACCAGCCCTTGACCTTCGTGATGGCAGTAACGTATGGAAAAAGCTTGGAGCCGCTACTTCAGCCATTATTGAGGCCTGTAGATCGAATAATTCTTACTCGTTTTAATAACGTGGAAGGTATGCCCTGGATTCATGCCACTGACCCTGAAGAGATAAaagatttcattttgacTCAGGGATATACGAGTGAGATAgagattgaaaatgaattgCATCAGGTATTGCCCTCTTTGGCCCATGTATCAAAAGAGCAAAGACGACCAATCGTTGTGTGCGGTTCACTATATTTATGTGGCGAATTATTACGAATTCATAACAGTCATTTGAGAAACTAG
- a CDS encoding putative peptide hydrolase (similar to YMR114C), producing MCGRFALAYDSGDLPVLLREWNLPVNPPKDASSIDQRPHDTEDTKDHATVSKDIFKASYNVSPTNYSAVYRPDVKAVQYMRWGLVPFWTKDASQFKTYRTFNARLENLQKSKMWMRPCEKKRCAVLMSGYFEWKTVGKKKTPYFISRRDGKLMFVAGMYDYVEKDDLYTFTIITAQGPKELEWLHERMPCVLEPGTKSWDAWMNVDKTEWSTEELVKLLKPEYDESKLQFYQVTDDVGKTTNTGERLIKPLLKEDSDMFSVKAEKKKTLFKTDIEQGVDNRSGKGSESVKGGDTLNQKKNLKENFYDELKKNEEQEESISSGEGSIGDRVKKEETSVSPKREGGEKKRNIVNMLGNQKDSRGKKKIKK from the coding sequence ATGTGTGGTAGGTTTGCCTTAGCTTATGACAGTGGAGATTTGCCCGTGCTTCTAAGAGAGTGGAATTTACCAGTAAATCCACCCAAGGACGCCTCATCGATTGACCAGCGTCCACATGACACGGAAGATACCAAAGACCACGCTACCGTTAGCAAGGATATATTCAAGGCTTCTTATAATGTATCGCCTACAAATTATTCTGCAGTATATCGTCCTGATGTTAAAGCAGTACAATATATGAGATGGGGCCTTGTACCCTTCTGGACTAAGGATGCTTCACAATTCAAGACTTATCGTACTTTTAATGCCCGCTTagaaaatttacaaaagaGCAAAATGTGGATGAGACCCTgtgagaagaaaaggtgTGCTGTACTTATGAGCGgatattttgaatggaAAACTGTagggaaaaagaagacgCCTTATTTCATTTCTAGACGAGACGGTAAGTTGATGTTTGTAGCAGGGATGTATGATTACGTGGAAAAGGATGACCTATATACATTCACCATAATAACCGCACAGGGCCCCAAAGAATTAGAATGGCTGCACGAAAGAATGCCCTGCGTGCTGGAACCAGGCACTAAGAGTTGGGATGCATGGATGAATGTGGACAAGACGGAATGGAGCACTGAGGAGCTGGTAAAGCTACTAAAGCCGGAGTATGACGAGTCAAAGTTACAATTCTATCAGGTTACCGATGACGTAGGGAAGACTACCAATACTGGAGAACGGTTGATAAAACCgcttttgaaagaagattCAGACATGTTCAGCGTGAaggcagaaaaaaagaaaaccttGTTCAAAACTGACATCGAACAGGGTGTTGATAATCGTAGTGGAAAAGGCAGTGAATCGGTGAAAGGTGGAGATACTCTtaatcaaaagaaaaacctgaaagaaaatttctaCGAtgaattaaagaagaacgAGGAACAAGAGgaatcaatttcatcaggCGAAGGAAGCATAGGTGATCGAgtgaagaaggaagaaactAGTGTGTCACCTAAAAGAGAGGGAGGcgaaaagaagagaaatatAGTAAATATGTTGGGAAACCAAAAGGACTCAAgaggcaagaaaaaaataaagaagtgA
- the EUC1 gene encoding Euc1p (similar to YMR111C) translates to MPAREYNYVEGFGEYGSLDDDDSDRDSERRNHDPRQRTITTSPTSVSRHAALNRYMVPGRNSNPLFRATDPAQPPIAPTSTAGPNNRSGPGRIKEHPETNFNAFLIAQLTRMEEQNSNLKEEISLMKKEQELFFLENQKKLEKGFKDINKYVEDVSAMKEVFKEVVGIMTGERIRFIDHTGENVTPQEAARVGNPSKSTQTHESHSRLTNWQEYSMHASILAGDPRIKPEPGLSDFENGEYDENQSDSNGNSENIALNNPDSTTNDDDINNQRDGTGNENDIRNRGGYVGTSYKLNRAIQNVTDAAREYFEGLPGQPSVLSLERRYGSTWRRSAKERTLFTKRMTIIKRIIDIKEDPSKYGLSLPENKISRNQAIKVVENIRLGNNTFKGHHCRLSMSQLYEYFSKKMDKLEDYSLTLKRRGKPRRIFLLEEREARLSLQQPRSIPNSSTSTPENDHDT, encoded by the coding sequence ATGCCCGCTCGAGAATATAACTATGTAGAAGGTTTTGGGGAGTACGGATCGTTGGACGACGATGATTCAGATAGAGATTCTGAACGTAGGAATCACGATCCAAGACAGCGAACTATAACCACAAGTCCAACAAGTGTATCAAGACACGCTGCATTAAATAGGTATATGGTCCCAGGCCGTAATAGTAATCCTCTCTTCAGAGCGACAGACCCTGCCCAACCTCCCATAGCGCCTACATCGACAGCAGGGCCCAACAACAGATCAGGCCCCGGAAGGATAAAGGAACACCCTGAAACAAACTTCAATGCATTTCTTATAGCACAGCTAACCAGGATGGAAGAGCAAAATTCGAATCTGAAGGAAGAAATCAGcctaatgaaaaaagaacaagagcttttctttctagagaaccaaaaaaagttggAGAAAGGGTTTAAAGACATCAACAAGTATGTTGAAGATGTTTCCGCAATGAAAGAAGTCTTCAAAGAGGTAGTTGGTATTATGACCGGGGAAAGAATAAGGTTTATAGACCATACCGGGGAAAATGTTACTCCCCAGGAAGCTGCTCGTGTTGGAAATCCTTCAAAAAGTACGCAAACTCATGAGAGTCACTCAAGATTGACAAATTGGCAAGAATATAGTATGCACGCAAGTATATTAGCAGGTGATCCTCGCATCAAGCCTGAGCCAGGACTAtctgattttgaaaatggaGAATATGATGAGAACCAAAGTGATAGCAACGGTAATAGCGAGAATATTGCTTTAAATAATCCCGATTCTACTACTAATGATGACGATATTAATAACCAACGCGATGGAACTGGAAACGAGAATGATATCAGGAACAGGGGAGGGTATGTCGGAACGTCATATAAACTAAATCGTGCAATCCAGAACGTTACAGATGCAGCTCgtgaatattttgaaggcCTACCAGGGCAACCATCAGTTCTTTCCCTTGAGAGGAGATACGGGTCCACTTGGAGGCGATCTGCCAAAGAAAGGACTCTATTTACTAAGAGAATGACCAtcataaaaagaataatagaTATAAAAGAAGACCCAAGCAAATATGGGTTGTCGCTAcctgaaaataaaataagtAGAAACCAAGCCATTAAAGTTGTCGAGAATATTCGATTAGGAAATAATACTTTCAAGGGACACCATTGTCGATTATCAATGTCCCAGTTATACGAATATTTCTCCAAGAAAATGGACAAACTCGAAGACTATTCACTCActttaaaaagaagaggtaagccaagaagaatttttctcttaGAAGAGAGAGAAGCCAGACTATCATTACAACAGCCACGTAGTATACCAAATTCCAGTACAAGCACACCAGAAAACGATCACGACACCTAA
- the MGR3 gene encoding Mgr3p (Subunit of the mitochondrial (mt) i-AAA protease supercomplex~similar to YMR115W) gives MLLQGMRLSQRFHKRHLFASNILALPTEPAHIRHLHDIRPPASNFNKQESAPIPQSPTDSLARPPMTPQPNSEKKNRGLMYSFIGVSVVGLILWSKSNSKKQKLPLSAQKVWKEAIWQESDKMEFNYKKALRRYIEALDECDRSHVDLLSDDYTRIELKIAEMYEKLNMLEEAQNLYQELLSRFFEALNVSGKIDDSERGEVLRKDLRILIKSLEINKDIESGKKRLLQHLLLAQEEILSKSPELKEFFENRKKKLSMIKDINRDPNDDFKTFVSEENIKFDDQGYMILDLEKNSSAWEPFKEEFFTARDLYTAYCLSSKDIAAALSCKITSVEWMVMADMPPGQILLSQANLGSLFYLQAEKLEADLNQLEREKSKESDQELDMGTYIKAVRFVRKNRDLCLERAQKCYDSVINFAKRNRKIRFHVKDQLDPSVAQSIALSTYGMGVLSLHEGVLAKAEKLFKDSITMAKETEFNELLAEAEKELEKTTVLKAARKENLN, from the coding sequence ATGCTTCTACAAGGGATGCGTTTATCGCAAAGGTTCCACAAAAGACATCTATTTGCCTCCAACATTTTAGCGTTGCCAACGGAACCTGCACATATACGCCACCTACATGACATAAGGCCGCCTGCATCAAACTTCAATAAGCAAGAATCGGCTCCCATACCCCAGTCTCCAACTGACTCACTAGCTCGACCACCAATGACACCCCAGCCCAATtcggaaaaaaaaaatcgtgGCTTAATGTATTCTTTCATCGGGGTTTCCGTGGTAGGTTTAATTCTTTGGTCCAAAAGTAACtccaagaaacaaaaactaCCCCTTTCAGCGCAGAAAGTCTGGAAGGAGGCCATATGGCAAGAAAGTGATAAGATGGAGTTCAATTACAAAAAGGCGTTAAGGAGGTATATTGAAGCTTTGGATGAATGCGATCGGTCTCATGTCGACCTATTGTCAGATGACTATACCAGAATAGAGCTGAAGATTGCTGAAATGTATGAGAAGCTCAATATGCTTGAGGAAGCTCAAAACTTGTACCAAGAATTATTAAGTCGGTTTTTCGAAGCGCTGAATGTTTCCGGCAAGATTGATGATAGTGAAAGAGGCGAGGTGCTAAGAAAAGACCTCCGAATTCTAATTAAATCATTAGAAATTAATAAAGATATAGAAAGTGGTAAGAAAAGATTGTTGCAACATTTGCTTTTAGCTCAAGAAGAGATTTTAAGCAAATCTCCAGAGTTgaaggaattttttgaaaatagaaaaaagaaactatcTATGATAAAGGACATCAACAGAGACCCTAATGATGACTTCAAAACATTTGTCAGCGAGGAAAATATCAAGTTTGATGATCAAGGCTATATGATCTTGGACTTGGAAAAGAATAGCAGTGCTTGGGAACcctttaaagaagaattttttactGCTAGAGATTTATATACGGCTTACTGTCTGTCGTCAAAGGATATTGCGGCTGCTCTAAGTTGCAAGATAACTAGCGTGGAGTGGATGGTTATGGCAGACATGCCACCAGGACAGATATTGCTATCACAGGCAAATTTGGGGTCACTGTTCTATCTTCAAGCAGAAAAACTGGAAGCTGATCTAAATCAATTAGAGCGggaaaaaagtaaagagTCTGACCAAGAGTTAGATATGGGAACATACATAAAAGCTGTTAGATTTGTACGCAAAAATCGCGACTTATGTCTGGAAAGAGCACAAAAATGTTACGACAGCGTCATTAATTTTgccaaaagaaatagaaaaattagGTTTCATGTAAAGGATCAACTGGATCCTTCGGTTGCACAATCAATTGCCCTATCTACCTATGGAATGGGTGTTTTAAGCCTTCACGAAGGTGTCTTAGCTAAAGCAGAAAAACTATTTAAAGATTCGATTACTATGGCTAAAGAGACTGAATTTAATGAGCTCCTTGCTGAAGCTGAGAAGGAGTTAGAAAAGACGA